A genomic segment from Thermothielavioides terrestris NRRL 8126 chromosome 4, complete sequence encodes:
- a CDS encoding glycoside hydrolase family 61 protein → MKLYLAAFLGAVATPGAFAHQIHGILLVNGTETPEWKYVRDVAWEGAYEPEKYPNTEFFKTPPQTDINNPNITCGRNAFDSASKTETADILAGSEVGFRVSWDGNGKYGVFWHPGPGQIYLSRAPNDDLEDYRGDGDWFKIATGAAVSNTEWLLWNKHDFNFTIPKTTPPGKYLMRIEQFMPSTVEYSQWYVNCAHVNIIGPGGGTPTGFARFPGTYTVDDPGIKVPLNQIVNSGELPQDQLRLLEYKPPGPALWTG, encoded by the exons ATGAAGCTGTACCTGGCGGCCTTTCTAGGCGCCGTCGCCACCCCGGGAGCGTTCGCTCATC AAATCCACGGGATTCTACTTGTCAACGGCACCGAAACGCCGGAATGGAAATACGTCCG TGACGTGGCCTGGGAGGGCGCCTACGAACCGGAAAAATACCCCAACACCGAGTTCTTTAAGACGCCCCCGCAGACGGACATCAACAACCCGAACATCACCTGCGGCAGGAACGCGTTCGACTCGGCCAGCAAGACTGAGACGGCCGACATACTGGCCGGCTCAGAGGTCGGCTTCCGCGTCTCGTgggacggcaacggcaagTACGGCGTGTTCTGGCATCCCGGGCCGGGGCAGATCTACCTCTCTCGTGCTCCGAACGACGACCTGGAGGACTACCGCGGCGACGGAGACTGGTTCAAGATCGCaaccggcgccgccgtctccaATACCGAGTGGCTGCTGTGGAACAAGCATGAC TTCAACTTCACCATCCCcaagacgacgccgccgggcaaGTACCTGATGCGCATCGAGCAGTTCATGCCCTCCACGGTCGAATACAGCCAGTGGTACGTCAACTGCGCCCACGTCAACATCATCGGCCCCGGCGGAGGCACGCCGACGGGCTTTGCCAGGTTTCCCGGCACCTACACTGTTGACGATCCCG GCATCAAGGTGCCGTTGAACCAGATCGTCAACAGCGGAGAGTTGCCGCAGGACCAACTGAGGCTGCTCGAGTACAAGCCCCCGGGCCCAGCGCTGTGGACTGGTTGA